One window from the genome of Echinicola vietnamensis DSM 17526 encodes:
- the mrdA gene encoding penicillin-binding protein 2 — MNENRHSVIVIVIIIVGVILLTKLFMIQVVDDSFLRRAERNAVQRIVDYPYRGLISDRHNELLVHNNPVFDLMVIPQEFSIEDTAKFCDIFQIEKEKLIERYTAAKKYSWVKPSPLIKQISTTDFAKIQDYLIDYPGLFVMTRSVRAYPDSIAGSALGYIAEIVPRQLERDTMHYYSQGDYIGHSGLESYYEKILRGKKGAKYKMVNVRGVDKGSFKNGALDTASVAGLNLQSTIDLQLQKYGEKLMKGKRGSVVAIEPKTGEILSMISAPVYDPNLLAGAAYSKNYNVLLSDTTKPLFIRPIQAKYPPGSIFKVVQSLIGLQWGILTPNTTFACNKALVACHNHPSPVNLFGAIRNSCNPYYYQAFRQMINQDVSTNTYTDTQIGLDKWHEAVEKFGLGHKLGVDLPYENSGSVPSSQLYNRIYGEGRWKYSTIYSLSIGQGEMLVTPLQMANLAAIFANKGYYYTPHLIKAINGDPNNIPEEYTTKHDVGVSAHHFDMVHDAMAEALYGTAMRAIIKDITIAGKTGTAQNPHGEDHSVFVAFAPKEDPKIAIAVYVENAGWGGRAAASTASLMIEKYLRGHTERPALEEYVLAGEFGD, encoded by the coding sequence TTGATATCAGATCGCCATAATGAGCTTCTGGTCCATAACAACCCGGTGTTTGACCTTATGGTCATACCGCAGGAGTTCAGTATTGAGGATACCGCAAAGTTTTGCGATATCTTTCAGATCGAAAAAGAAAAGCTGATCGAGCGGTACACTGCTGCCAAAAAATACTCTTGGGTAAAACCCTCCCCACTGATCAAGCAGATTTCCACCACGGACTTTGCCAAAATCCAGGATTACTTGATTGATTACCCTGGCCTTTTCGTCATGACCAGGTCCGTCAGGGCCTACCCCGACTCCATTGCCGGCAGTGCCCTAGGGTACATCGCAGAGATCGTCCCCCGCCAACTCGAACGGGACACCATGCACTACTACAGCCAAGGGGACTACATCGGTCATTCCGGCCTGGAATCCTATTATGAAAAAATCCTTCGGGGAAAGAAAGGAGCCAAGTACAAAATGGTCAATGTACGCGGCGTAGACAAAGGATCCTTTAAAAACGGAGCATTGGACACTGCCTCCGTGGCAGGGCTGAACCTCCAGTCCACCATCGACCTGCAATTACAGAAGTACGGGGAAAAGTTGATGAAGGGAAAAAGGGGCTCGGTCGTGGCCATCGAGCCAAAGACCGGTGAAATCCTCTCCATGATTTCTGCACCAGTGTATGACCCAAACCTCTTGGCAGGGGCAGCCTACAGCAAAAACTATAATGTGCTGCTTTCAGACACGACCAAACCACTCTTCATCAGGCCTATTCAAGCCAAATATCCTCCAGGTTCTATCTTTAAGGTCGTCCAGTCGCTTATTGGCCTGCAATGGGGCATTTTGACACCAAACACTACCTTTGCCTGTAACAAAGCACTGGTCGCTTGCCACAATCACCCGAGTCCGGTAAACCTCTTCGGGGCTATACGTAACTCCTGCAATCCATACTATTATCAAGCTTTCCGGCAGATGATCAACCAAGATGTCTCCACCAACACCTATACCGATACACAAATCGGTTTGGACAAGTGGCATGAGGCCGTAGAGAAATTTGGCCTAGGCCATAAGCTTGGTGTGGATTTGCCATATGAGAATAGTGGCAGTGTTCCTTCCAGTCAGCTGTACAATAGAATTTACGGAGAAGGACGCTGGAAATACAGTACGATTTATTCCCTCTCCATTGGGCAGGGAGAGATGTTGGTAACGCCACTTCAGATGGCCAATTTAGCGGCTATTTTTGCGAACAAAGGTTATTATTACACGCCACATCTGATCAAGGCCATTAACGGTGACCCGAACAATATTCCAGAAGAATATACCACAAAACACGATGTAGGCGTATCAGCCCATCATTTCGACATGGTGCACGACGCCATGGCCGAAGCATTGTATGGCACGGCCATGAGGGCAATCATCAAGGACATCACCATTGCAGGGAAAACCGGAACAGCGCAAAATCCTCATGGGGAAGACCACTCTGTTTTCGTGGCATTTGCCCCCAAGGAGGATCCCAAAATTGCCATTGCCGTTTACGTAGAAAACGCAGGCTGGGGAGGACGAGCAGCTGCCAGCACAGCCAGCTTGATGATCGAGAAATATTTGAGAGGACATACAGAAAGACCAGCACTGGAAGAATATGTACTGGCTGGAGAATTCGGAGACTGA